One genomic segment of Syngnathus acus chromosome 1, fSynAcu1.2, whole genome shotgun sequence includes these proteins:
- the dpcd gene encoding protein DPCD isoform X2, whose protein sequence is MIHYLFGDGKEMAEEYDLRTDELVVRKWHHKTTLGAQGQWQVEVGEPLVGPVVSLDAEILKENCSNPVFMRKDTKSSFQWRIRNLPHPKDVFNVSVEAPERCIVIKTSNKKYYKKFDIPDMDRSQLPLDSSALSFTHANNTLIVSYKKPKEILTLEQELMKELKKLKGTSEGDIDCKTQ, encoded by the exons AAAGAAATGGCAGAAGAGTATGACTTAAGAACAGATGAACTTGTTG TGCGGAAGTGGCATCACAAAACCACACTTGGAGCGCAAGGTCAATGGCAGGTCGAAGTTGGGGAGCCGCTTGTTGGTCCCGTCGTCTCTTTGGATGCTGAGATCCTAAAAGAGAACTGCTCCAAT CCTGTGTTTATGCGTAAAGATACAAAGAGCAGTTTTCAGTGGAGAATCCGGAACCTCCCCCACCCAAAAGATGTCTTTAATGTTTCGGTGGAAGCACCTGAAAGATGTATTGTCATCAAAACTTCCAACAAAAA GTATTACAAGAAGTTTGATATTCCTGATATGGATCGAAGTCAACTCCCGCTGGACAGCTCTGCCTTAAGCTTCACTCATGCCAACAACACTTTGATAGTCAGT TACAAGAAACCCAAAGAGATTTTAACCCTCGAGCAGGAGCTGATGAAGGAGCTGAAGAAGTTAAAGGGGACGAGTGAAGGGGACATCGACTGCAAAACTCAATGA